A genomic window from Candidatus Omnitrophota bacterium includes:
- a CDS encoding molybdopterin molybdotransferase MoeA, translating into MIPVSKAKQIILRHTKKLTSEKKYFLEALGKTLHEDICANQDWPPFARSTMDGFAVRNKDILKATTKKGVVLKVIDQSIAGNPAKKILGSGQAIKIMTGAVIPKGADCVVMKEYVQEKDKSVTILRKGKKGENLRLKGADVKKGELIVSRGSKITPGVIALLANLGKKYVKVARPVNVGILVNGDELLRIEDKPRLGKIRSANEYALFAQIKELGAQPIILGVAKDNLKSLDKKIKSGLKYDILLISGGVSIGEHDLVQDVLRKLSVNIIFWKVAIKPGKPLVFAKKNQCHIFGLPGNTVSSMVSLREFVTPCILKMYGQKDILSKIAEASLGHDIKVEPKRQKIMRGVVSQKKDKLFVRLSSNQVSENVMSIAKANCFFKIEEGVNFLKKGQRIVIEYL; encoded by the coding sequence ATGATTCCTGTATCCAAAGCTAAACAAATTATCCTACGACACACAAAGAAACTGACTTCTGAAAAGAAATATTTCTTAGAGGCATTAGGTAAAACTTTGCATGAAGATATTTGTGCCAATCAAGATTGGCCGCCTTTTGCGCGTTCGACAATGGATGGATTTGCTGTGCGAAACAAAGATATTTTAAAAGCAACGACTAAGAAAGGCGTTGTCTTAAAAGTTATTGATCAATCCATTGCTGGAAATCCCGCCAAAAAGATTTTAGGATCAGGTCAAGCAATTAAGATTATGACCGGAGCCGTAATTCCTAAGGGTGCTGATTGTGTTGTTATGAAAGAGTATGTTCAGGAAAAGGACAAAAGTGTTACGATTTTGCGAAAAGGAAAAAAAGGTGAAAATTTACGTCTTAAAGGCGCAGATGTAAAAAAAGGTGAGTTGATTGTTTCAAGAGGGTCAAAGATTACGCCAGGCGTTATTGCCTTGCTTGCCAATTTAGGTAAGAAATATGTTAAAGTCGCAAGACCTGTGAACGTTGGGATTTTAGTCAACGGTGATGAGCTTTTAAGGATAGAGGACAAGCCAAGGCTTGGAAAGATTCGAAGTGCGAATGAGTATGCTTTATTTGCGCAGATCAAAGAGCTTGGGGCGCAACCGATTATTTTAGGTGTTGCAAAAGATAACTTGAAAAGTCTTGATAAGAAAATAAAAAGCGGTCTGAAATATGATATTTTATTGATTTCGGGAGGTGTTTCGATTGGTGAACATGATTTGGTACAAGATGTTTTAAGGAAACTGTCCGTTAACATTATTTTTTGGAAAGTTGCCATAAAACCAGGAAAACCGCTTGTGTTTGCTAAAAAAAATCAATGCCATATTTTTGGTCTACCAGGAAACACGGTATCAAGCATGGTTTCATTAAGAGAATTTGTCACGCCGTGCATTCTAAAAATGTATGGGCAGAAAGATATTTTATCTAAAATAGCTGAGGCAAGTCTAGGCCATGATATTAAAGTTGAGCCTAAGCGACAAAAAATTATGCGAGGCGTTGTTAGCCAAAAAAAGGATAAATTATTTGTGCGCTTAAGTTCGAATCAGGTATCAGAAAATGTGATGTCTATAGCCAAGGCTAATTGTTTCTTTAAAATAGAAGAAGGGGTCAATTTCTTGAAGAAGGGGCAAAGAATTGTTATTGAGTATTTATAG
- the moaC gene encoding cyclic pyranopterin monophosphate synthase MoaC, translating into MQKIKQKTSGMIDVSQKKTTRRIARAGCIVVTDKKTFERILKGDSPKGDVVQTARVAGIMAAKKTWEIIPMCHPLSLGKVSLDFEFDKEKHQITVLSEVVCRGKTGVEMEALSAAAIAALTIYDMMKWSDRRIEISDLKLQYKSGGKSGIFKR; encoded by the coding sequence ATGCAAAAGATAAAACAAAAAACATCTGGAATGATTGATGTGAGCCAAAAGAAAACAACTCGTCGCATTGCACGCGCGGGATGCATTGTGGTAACTGATAAAAAAACATTTGAGCGAATTCTAAAAGGAGATTCTCCAAAAGGAGATGTTGTTCAAACTGCACGCGTTGCCGGTATCATGGCAGCAAAAAAGACATGGGAAATAATTCCAATGTGTCATCCTTTGTCTTTGGGCAAGGTGAGCCTTGACTTTGAGTTTGATAAAGAAAAGCATCAGATCACGGTTTTGTCTGAAGTTGTTTGCCGAGGGAAAACGGGTGTTGAGATGGAAGCGCTGAGCGCGGCTGCCATTGCGGCTTTAACAATTTACGATATGATGAAATGGTCTGATCGACGCATAGAAATTTCAGACTTGAAACTTCAGTATAAATCTGGCGGTAAAAGTGGGATTTTTAAGCGATAG
- a CDS encoding FAD:protein FMN transferase has protein sequence MQNLPTKITEQKLTLGTIVQIDICMPSKYMERAKNVLVDVWRRIDEINIRMNVYDQRSDIVLINGSYPNFVKIHRDTYSLLKDAQKYSAMTNGAFDITIRPLVLLWQEAAKRGAIPSQAEIQQEKEKIGFHNIDFSDSNEVRVLHPGTKLDLSAIAKGYAVDQAAQILRDEGIDNFLINAGGDIFVSGKNCHSKKWLVGVQDPSRRKTVIDTIDLTDMAVTTSGDYEQYYTIEQQRYSHIIDPRTGYPVRSIKSATVVTKSAEQADAFSTALCVLGPKQGISWADGLDEDIFVLLIEKDAEGQIIQHMSEKYKDLHKIK, from the coding sequence ATGCAAAATCTTCCTACCAAAATAACAGAGCAAAAGCTTACGCTTGGGACAATTGTTCAGATTGATATATGCATGCCTTCAAAATACATGGAAAGGGCTAAGAATGTTCTTGTTGATGTTTGGCGTAGAATTGATGAAATCAATATTCGTATGAACGTCTATGACCAGAGAAGTGATATTGTTTTAATTAATGGCTCGTATCCTAATTTTGTTAAAATTCATAGAGACACTTATTCTCTTTTGAAGGATGCGCAAAAATATTCAGCTATGACTAATGGTGCGTTTGATATTACGATAAGGCCTCTCGTATTGCTTTGGCAAGAGGCAGCAAAGAGAGGAGCCATCCCTTCCCAGGCAGAGATTCAGCAAGAAAAAGAAAAAATAGGATTTCATAATATTGATTTTTCAGACAGCAATGAAGTCAGAGTTCTTCATCCTGGAACAAAATTGGATCTAAGTGCTATTGCTAAAGGATATGCGGTTGATCAGGCTGCGCAAATTTTGAGAGATGAGGGTATTGATAATTTTTTGATTAATGCAGGAGGAGATATCTTTGTTTCTGGGAAGAATTGTCATAGCAAAAAGTGGCTGGTTGGAGTCCAGGATCCTAGCCGGCGTAAAACTGTAATAGACACTATTGATCTAACCGATATGGCTGTTACGACATCGGGTGATTATGAGCAGTATTATACAATTGAACAGCAAAGGTATTCACATATTATTGATCCTCGTACAGGCTATCCTGTGCGCAGCATCAAGAGCGCGACGGTTGTTACGAAAAGCGCAGAGCAGGCAGATGCTTTCTCGACCGCGCTTTGCGTGCTTGGGCCTAAACAAGGGATTTCTTGGGCTGACGGGCTGGACGAAGATATTTTTGTTTTATTGATTGAAAAAGATGCTGAAGGACAAATTATTCAGCACATGAGTGAGAAGTATAAAGATTTACACAAAATAAAATAG
- a CDS encoding peptide chain release factor-like protein — protein MNNIFSVSAEKEQQLIQRMQALGVDEKEIDESFVRSSGPGGQNVNKVSTCVVLMHRPTGLCVKCQESRSQSLNRFFARRLLLDKIEKKQKGFVQEERTRIEKIKRQKRKRSKRAKEKILVLKKQQSEKKQNRQKIEISNSD, from the coding sequence ATGAATAATATTTTTAGTGTTTCCGCAGAAAAAGAGCAGCAGTTAATCCAGCGAATGCAAGCTTTGGGTGTTGACGAAAAAGAAATTGATGAATCGTTTGTGCGATCTTCTGGACCAGGAGGTCAAAACGTCAACAAGGTTTCGACTTGCGTTGTTTTGATGCATCGACCGACAGGACTTTGCGTCAAATGCCAAGAGTCAAGGTCGCAAAGCTTAAATCGGTTCTTTGCTCGTCGATTATTGCTTGATAAGATTGAGAAAAAGCAAAAAGGTTTTGTTCAAGAGGAGAGGACGCGCATTGAAAAAATTAAGCGACAAAAGCGAAAACGATCAAAGCGAGCTAAAGAGAAAATTCTTGTATTAAAAAAACAACAATCTGAAAAAAAGCAAAATAGACAAAAAATTGAGATCTCAAATTCTGATTAG